Proteins encoded together in one Acidobacteriota bacterium window:
- a CDS encoding transposase yields MAKNERLLRLNQDVIKQAKFQFETTQTKHRLFGECQYAAHSWQQERRLIVKAEHSADGANPRFVATNLTHDPETLYTLVYCERGEMENRIKEQKLDLFAGRTSCHRWWPNQL; encoded by the coding sequence ATGGCCAAGAATGAGCGATTATTGCGACTCAACCAGGACGTGATCAAGCAAGCCAAATTCCAGTTTGAAACGACCCAAACCAAACACCGGTTATTTGGGGAGTGTCAGTATGCGGCTCATAGTTGGCAGCAGGAGCGACGGCTCATTGTCAAGGCGGAACACAGTGCCGATGGGGCCAATCCACGTTTTGTCGCCACCAACCTCACGCATGATCCAGAAACGCTCTATACATTAGTCTATTGCGAGCGGGGTGAGATGGAAAACCGAATCAAAGAACAAAAACTGGATTTGTTTGCCGGTCGCACCAGTTGTCACCGCTGGTGGCCGAATCAGCTT
- a CDS encoding ankyrin repeat domain-containing protein: MKKAGLWLPYSICSLLLLLLNISPTDGWNHSQRKNKLKTSADILTDAVNKGDFAAVKKVLQSGNINARNSQGETALIVATLKNDFEMVKYLLSIGANVNQEIEHPTQRRSKKDNCDCPPIDVGATPLIYARDQKIVRLLLDAGADVNARTSDGDTVLIRSASYASREVIGALLNAGANVNLQNTTGDTALHSAAFNGRSDILQMLLGAGATVDTSDIGGYTALIWAASNNHGEAVRVLLKFGANMNAANNDGYTGLILATVHGYQETVKVLIEAGVDLNIQTKEKGYSALHIAALNGHEPVVETLLTAGADTMLKTKNRETALQIAERRNAERRGFAGIVRLLQSANTRK; the protein is encoded by the coding sequence ATGAAAAAAGCTGGTCTTTGGTTGCCTTACAGTATCTGCTCACTTCTTTTGTTACTGCTGAATATTTCGCCAACTGACGGTTGGAATCATTCACAACGCAAAAACAAATTGAAAACATCAGCAGATATACTGACAGATGCTGTCAATAAAGGTGACTTTGCTGCGGTTAAGAAAGTGCTTCAATCCGGAAACATCAATGCCAGAAATAGCCAGGGAGAAACTGCTCTCATTGTTGCCACCCTAAAAAATGACTTTGAGATGGTAAAATATTTGCTTTCTATCGGAGCAAATGTGAACCAGGAAATTGAACATCCGACACAACGCCGCTCAAAAAAAGACAATTGTGATTGTCCACCAATTGATGTTGGGGCAACTCCGCTCATTTATGCGAGAGATCAGAAAATTGTGCGATTGCTGCTTGATGCTGGAGCAGATGTCAATGCACGTACCTCTGATGGAGATACAGTATTGATAAGAAGTGCCAGTTACGCAAGTCGTGAAGTGATAGGCGCATTGTTGAACGCCGGGGCAAATGTCAATTTACAAAACACTACTGGTGATACAGCACTCCATTCCGCTGCATTTAATGGCCGCAGCGATATTCTCCAAATGTTGCTTGGTGCCGGAGCAACGGTGGACACCTCAGATATCGGAGGGTATACAGCACTTATCTGGGCCGCCAGCAACAACCACGGTGAGGCGGTGAGAGTTCTTCTCAAATTTGGCGCAAATATGAATGCGGCCAATAACGATGGATATACCGGACTGATACTCGCGACGGTTCACGGATATCAGGAAACGGTTAAAGTGTTGATAGAAGCCGGGGTGGATTTGAATATTCAAACGAAGGAGAAAGGTTATAGCGCGCTCCATATTGCAGCACTTAACGGACACGAGCCGGTCGTTGAAACCTTGTTGACAGCCGGAGCGGATACAATGCTTAAAACCAAGAATCGGGAAACGGCACTTCAGATTGCCGAACGACGGAATGCAGAGCGGCGCGGGTTTGCTGGGATTGTCCGATTGCTTCAGTCTGCAAATACAAGAAAGTAG
- a CDS encoding S-adenosylmethionine:tRNA ribosyltransferase-isomerase, translated as MKPSRWPRSQPLDNRLLVIDGTTQSWTDAQVADLTSFLHPGDLVIVNDAATVPASFFAQTEAKEQLEVRLICHQHGTRFLAVLLGAGNWRTRTEDRVNPPILKAGARLQIEGSPLQAYVLETSVLSPRSVELEFNLDESATWREMYRAGHPIQYSHLNSDLELWDVQTAYASRPWAMEMPSAGKSLQWKLLLDLMRHGVNLAALTHAAGISASGDPVLDAMLPLPERYDIPPATIEAIHSTQEQGGRVIAIGTSVTRALEGNYATHGKLVAGTGMTDLILHPGIQRQVVDGILSGMHEATETHFRLLGCFVDEPLLKAAMFHAQQTGYLSHEFGDLCLILPHVG; from the coding sequence ATGAAACCTTCACGCTGGCCACGAAGCCAACCGCTGGACAATCGGCTCCTGGTGATTGATGGGACAACCCAATCGTGGACAGATGCCCAGGTGGCCGACCTGACCAGTTTTTTACATCCCGGCGATCTGGTCATTGTTAATGATGCGGCAACGGTGCCCGCCTCCTTTTTTGCCCAGACTGAAGCAAAGGAGCAGCTTGAGGTTCGACTGATTTGCCACCAGCACGGGACCCGGTTCCTGGCGGTTCTCCTGGGCGCAGGAAACTGGCGAACTCGCACGGAAGACCGGGTGAACCCGCCGATTTTAAAAGCCGGGGCACGATTACAGATTGAAGGTTCACCGCTCCAGGCATACGTCCTTGAAACTTCTGTTTTATCACCTCGGAGTGTGGAGCTTGAGTTCAATCTGGATGAGTCCGCGACGTGGCGCGAAATGTATCGAGCCGGGCATCCAATCCAGTATTCGCATCTGAATAGCGACCTGGAATTGTGGGATGTGCAGACCGCCTATGCCTCGCGCCCCTGGGCGATGGAGATGCCCTCAGCGGGGAAATCACTTCAATGGAAACTTCTGCTTGACCTGATGCGCCACGGAGTGAACCTGGCGGCGCTCACCCACGCCGCCGGGATTTCAGCCAGCGGTGACCCGGTGCTGGATGCGATGCTTCCACTTCCAGAGCGGTATGACATTCCACCCGCGACCATTGAGGCAATCCATTCAACCCAGGAACAGGGCGGACGGGTGATTGCGATTGGAACTTCGGTGACTCGGGCACTTGAAGGAAATTATGCCACCCATGGAAAACTGGTCGCTGGAACCGGGATGACTGATTTGATCTTGCATCCAGGAATTCAGCGGCAGGTGGTTGATGGGATTCTCTCTGGAATGCATGAAGCCACGGAAACCCATTTCCGGTTGTTGGGCTGTTTTGTGGATGAACCGTTACTGAAAGCAGCCATGTTCCATGCCCAACAAACAGGGTATCTCAGCCATGAGTTTGGGGATTTGTGCCTGATTTTGCCTCACGTTGGGTAA
- a CDS encoding SDR family oxidoreductase: MNYSGKSILITGASRGLGQALTFHLAERGARLALVARDAASLEETVQIIRQQGGIAFAIQADVADKRAIYPIVAQAAELAGPVDVLINNASTLGPLPMPLLLDTECEDFGHVLETNLLAPFRLTKAVAGSMVLRGGGLILNISSDAAASAYPNWGAYGVSKAALDHLTRIWATEFEGTPIKVLSVDPGEMDTQMHADALPEADPTTLDSPATVAKKIISRLEHLESIANGTRFLASEVL, from the coding sequence ATGAACTATTCAGGAAAGTCAATTTTGATCACAGGTGCCAGCCGTGGACTCGGTCAGGCACTGACCTTTCACCTGGCTGAACGCGGCGCCCGGCTGGCCCTGGTTGCCCGCGATGCAGCTTCGCTTGAAGAAACCGTTCAAATCATTCGCCAGCAGGGAGGCATCGCTTTTGCCATTCAGGCGGATGTGGCTGATAAACGAGCCATCTACCCGATTGTCGCCCAGGCGGCAGAGCTGGCCGGACCGGTTGATGTGTTAATCAATAATGCCAGCACCCTGGGGCCGCTCCCAATGCCCTTGCTGCTTGATACCGAATGCGAAGATTTCGGCCACGTTCTGGAAACCAACCTGCTGGCCCCGTTTCGCCTGACCAAAGCCGTGGCGGGTTCAATGGTTTTGCGCGGTGGAGGTCTCATCCTCAACATTTCTTCCGATGCCGCTGCGTCGGCCTATCCGAACTGGGGCGCCTACGGCGTAAGTAAAGCTGCCCTGGACCATTTGACCCGGATTTGGGCGACTGAGTTTGAGGGAACACCAATCAAGGTCCTCAGTGTTGATCCAGGTGAAATGGATACCCAAATGCACGCTGATGCCCTGCCCGAAGCGGATCCGACGACCCTCGATTCACCCGCAACAGTTGCCAAAAAAATCATTTCTCGGCTGGAACACCTTGAGTCCATTGCCAATGGAACACGGTTTCTGGCTTCGGAGGTGTTATGA